The Sabethes cyaneus chromosome 3, idSabCyanKW18_F2, whole genome shotgun sequence DNA window gaccaagaccaagaccaagaccaagaccaagaccaagaccaagaccaagaccaagaccaagaccaagaccaagaccaagaccaagaccaagaccaagaccaagaccaagaccaagaccaagaccaagaccaagaccaagaccaagaccaagaccaagaccaagaccaagaccaagaccaagaccaagaccaagaccaagaccaagaccaagaccaagaccaagaccaagaccaagaccaagaccaagaccaagaccaagaccaagaccaagaccaagaccaagaccaagaccaagaccaagaccaagaccaagaccaagaccaagaccaagaccaagaccaagaccaagaccaagaccaagaccaagaccaagaccaagaccaagaccaagaccaagaccaagaccaagaccaagaccaagaccaagaccaagaccaagaccaagaccaagaccaagaccaagaccaagaccaagaccaagaccaagaccaagaccaagaccaagaccaagaccaagaccaagaccaagaccaagaccaagaccaagaccaagaccaagaccaagaccaagaccaagaccgagaccgagaccaagaccaagaccaagaccaagaccaggatcaggaccaagaccaagaccaaaccAAGGACAATAGCTTGGGTGAACCTTTCTAAGTTAGGGTGTTTCCAAAAATGGACTTCGGTTCCAACCTTTGTTTCTtcaaaatttaataagttttgAACAACTGATTTTTGAATCGATTTTAACGTTTTTGGTACACAATGAAAGATGTTCTTCGGAATATACACATTGGACTAAAGGTTGAAGATTTTTATGATAACAACTATCGATCCGATCACacgtaattgatttttaacttGAAATATTTCCTTACAATTTGTTACGCTTAATCCGATAATCTTACATCTTACATTTACACTTTTATTTCCAGTATGGAGAAGTGGGGAGACAACTTTGGCGAAGAACTGTGGGATTTAGCTCAAACGATGACGAAAGCCAGTGAAATTACTGCTGTAAGTTTCATATATTGCATTGGGTTTTATGTAGATGTGCAATAAAGCCATGCCACTGTTTTTGATTTCAGAGATATAAAGCTTTCAACGCTCGGGTTGAACATAAGGATGGCACCAGTTTGATTCAATCTATTGTGGAAAACGTTGGTCGCATGTTAATCCGCAAAATGGATGCCATCAAGTGTATTATAAACTTAGCCGAGGAATTGTCCGAACAGTTTGATTTCAATATATCACTTTCGGAAAATTTTACGTACTACTCTAGCAAATACTCGATTGTAAGTTTCGGTTTTGAATTCAACCTAAATTTTGCTAAAGCAATTTTTCCATCTATAGATTGATGGACGACCGGAGCCCGAAATACCATCCACGCTGGAGGAAAACACCTGGATGTACCGAAATATGTCCCTCAACTCGGATACTCACTTCTTCAACATCTCGGTCAATACGTCGTACAGCTCGGTGCATGTGCCGCAGAACGTGTACGATCGCTATCCGTGGGTTTTGGAAGCCCTGCAGTGGTCCGAAGCGCTGGACGATGTTTTCGTGCAGAACTACAATTCGGACCCGGCACTGTCGTGGCAGTATTTCGGGTCCTACACGGGTATCTTGCGCCACTATCCGGCACTGGAGTGGGACCGCGAGCAGGTGGACACATTCGACTGCAGGAAGCGCTCGTGGTACATTGAAACGGCCACCTGCTCCAAGGATATTGTGATTCTGCTGGACAATTCCGGCTCGATGACCGGGTACCGGAACTATATAGCTCAATTAACCGTTAAAAGTGTATTAGATACGTTTTCCAATAAcgattttattaacatttataAGTATTCTAACGATGTGGAACCGCTAATTCCTTGCTTTTCTGTGAGTAGTTCGTTTCGTTTGTGGTAAGATGTTTTTGATAAAGAATTGTTGTTCGTTTACAGGATATACTCGTGCAAGCAACTCCGGAAAACATTCGGTTTTTGAACGAGTACGTTCGTGATTTGCACCCGGAAGGGTACGCCAATGTGGGCAAGGCCTTTGTGAAAGCCTTCGAGCTGTTGCAACATGTAAGAATACTCTTTTTGGCGTGAGTTGCTTGGTACTCAtcattataattttctttttgcagTATCGTGAGTTACGACGGTGTAATGAATCGGTAAGTGGGTGCAACCAGGCCATTATGCTCATCACGGATGGTGTTCCCAATAACATAACTGACATTTTCGAACGATACAACTGGTTTGAGAATGGTACCAAGATTCCGGTACGCGTATTTACCTACTTGCTGGGTCGTGAGGTAACAAAGGTTCGCGAGATCCAGTGGATGGCTTGCTTGAATCGGGGACACTATTCCCACATTCAGTCATTGGATGAAGTGCAGGAAGAAGTACTGAAGTACGTTACTGTGATAGCAACACCCCTGGTGTTGCAGGGCGTTGAACACCCACCCACGTGGACACATGCGTTCACGGATACGGCGGTTAGCTTGGTTGAATATAGTGGAGTGTTCTGTAACTTAatcgtttttcgaaaattttaggaGAATCTGGAGTCAGAAGCGGATGATGATGAACCTCCGCGGTTGATGATTGCTGTAGGTGCTCCTGCGTTTGACCGTAAAGCAAACCAGCGGAACAATACACCCACGGCACAGTTACTCGGAGTTGCGGGAACCGACATTCCCGTTGAGGATCTTGATGAACTTTCCTTACCCTACAAGGTAAATTTAGTGAGGTTGGCGTGAACGATTTTCATTTAACTCGTGATGGTCTTCTTTCAAGCTGGGAGTTAATGGTTACTCGTTCATTGTCAGTAACAACGGGTACGTTCTGATGCACCCCGACCTTCGACCAGTTTCAAAGGGACGGCTTAAGGAAAATTACAACAGCATAGATTTAATTGAGATCGAGCAGGTATTGAACGACATCCTGGAAGCGTCGGATGAAACTTTGACTGGCCGTGAGCCCAATCCCACAATGGAAGCCATTCGAGAGCAGCTGGTTTTCTCGAAGTTCGGCAAGATGCTGAATGTTCCGGTTCGTTTCCATTACGATAAGATGCGGCGTGTTTCGTTGGAATATCAAGACTACTACTATGCTCCCCTAGAAAATACTCCATTTTCGCTGGGTCTGGTCCTGCCCCACGACTACGGAAATACTTGGATAAAGGTGGGAGATGAAATCAAACGAAATCAGCACATGGGAATCAACATTTCGGACTTTCTTGTTGGTGATAATTGGAAAGTTCACCCGGAATGGTAAGCTGGTAAGCTCAATCCAGGGTGTTAATTAAACTAAAATATATTTCAGGGTTTATTGCAAGTATCATTACCTGGAGGGGCACGAGTTCAAAACGCCGGAAGATGAGCTGAGACACTTTTTGGTTCGACTGTACGAACCAAACTGGAAGTGGTCGCAGCAGTATGAACCCGAGCCGGAAGACATTCAGAAAGATGGTGCTGACGAGCGTAAGTCAACCACAAATATCCCCTAACTTATGTCTCTACTCCCTCTTTTTTCGTTGCAGCGAATTGTGGCCGAAAGACT harbors:
- the LOC128740326 gene encoding voltage-dependent calcium channel subunit alpha-2/delta-3 encodes the protein MSARKVLVLSIAIFLLWMKLPDQSANATVQTEIMEKWGDNFGEELWDLAQTMTKASEITARYKAFNARVEHKDGTSLIQSIVENVGRMLIRKMDAIKCIINLAEELSEQFDFNISLSENFTYYSSKYSIIDGRPEPEIPSTLEENTWMYRNMSLNSDTHFFNISVNTSYSSVHVPQNVYDRYPWVLEALQWSEALDDVFVQNYNSDPALSWQYFGSYTGILRHYPALEWDREQVDTFDCRKRSWYIETATCSKDIVILLDNSGSMTGYRNYIAQLTVKSVLDTFSNNDFINIYKYSNDVEPLIPCFSDILVQATPENIRFLNEYVRDLHPEGYANVGKAFVKAFELLQHYRELRRCNESVSGCNQAIMLITDGVPNNITDIFERYNWFENGTKIPVRVFTYLLGREVTKVREIQWMACLNRGHYSHIQSLDEVQEEVLKYVTVIATPLVLQGVEHPPTWTHAFTDTAENLESEADDDEPPRLMIAVGAPAFDRKANQRNNTPTAQLLGVAGTDIPVEDLDELSLPYKLGVNGYSFIVSNNGYVLMHPDLRPVSKGRLKENYNSIDLIEIEQVLNDILEASDETLTGREPNPTMEAIREQLVFSKFGKMLNVPVRFHYDKMRRVSLEYQDYYYAPLENTPFSLGLVLPHDYGNTWIKVGDEIKRNQHMGINISDFLVGDNWKVHPEWVYCKYHYLEGHEFKTPEDELRHFLVRLYEPNWKWSQQYEPEPEDIQKDGADEPNCGRKTLDDDAYYCNKELVQLLVFDAKVTNESYRNWEFENKNERKIIEMYNATLRFVATMSGLTRWQFIFGEVEVETDHEFGDYHKKTIDETWYRSAILQHKIDPKSFVYSVPHAMDDPEGSELKVTASMGIFPRDGGLEAPGCVTGFQFSHELMYERFMEITSKTTCEGCIETCSSETRDCYVIDNNGYVILSESSNDTGRFFGEIEGAIMQSMVDKEIFVMISVFDLQGLCDHEIVAPNDAFSLMHPLKLITLGIKWLIAEFFVLLTKFDFWVHGIPSADYYDAGVEYEDTDYTDINRPKKPKKLIIDEDEAYWNQPKIIRMETVYEACDKKSNLYVMQQDKFIKGDGFFYESQPPNPTELLHRPYFAKRIPRSNLLMIIVESEYPSDHIVLSASPQVIHHNDTEGLPCVKTRLNFLPRRRLEECYTEHPDEERVAQCGGAARPLLQLTVVISSFAVSLLLLRCAQSLA